CAGGAGAAAATGAAACACCAGCTAAAAAAATGGATGGGCTGTTTGATCGCGGGATTGTTCCTGCTGGGGGGGGTATGCGAACATTCGATTGCCCGGGAACTTGAAAAAAAGCCGGCAGTGATACTTCTTCCCATGCCCCAGTCTGCCGAACCCGAAAATAAAAGTGAAATCAAAGACAGCGGTGAAAAAGAAGAGATCCGGAATGAAGAAGCCATGCCGGACCAGAGCACTGTTGACGGGGATCCGGTTTTGGACAAATCCGCAGAAATCAACAGTGATATCCAGGCCGGCACCGATCAAGGCTATGAACCCAAAAGCCAATTGGATCCGTTTAAGCCGTTGATTCAAGAAAAAGCGCCCGGGCCGTCCGAAGTCCTTGAGCCGGACAAACCCCAACGTATTCTCACGCCTCTTGAAAAGATGTCGTTAAGTCAGATCAGGCTGGTGGCAGTGGTGATTGGAGAAAATAAAAAAATCGCCATGGTGGAAGAAGCCACCGGAAAAGGCTATGAAGTCAGAATCGGAACCTATATGGGAAAAAATGGGGGACGGGTG
This portion of the Desulfotignum phosphitoxidans DSM 13687 genome encodes:
- a CDS encoding pilus assembly protein PilP, with translation MKHQLKKWMGCLIAGLFLLGGVCEHSIARELEKKPAVILLPMPQSAEPENKSEIKDSGEKEEIRNEEAMPDQSTVDGDPVLDKSAEINSDIQAGTDQGYEPKSQLDPFKPLIQEKAPGPSEVLEPDKPQRILTPLEKMSLSQIRLVAVVIGENKKIAMVEEATGKGYEVRIGTYMGKNGGRVVDIQSDHIVVKELVADFKGIVTERFQELKLHKPDNGE